One region of Streptomyces leeuwenhoekii genomic DNA includes:
- a CDS encoding LLM class flavin-dependent oxidoreductase codes for MTDPIRGTRHGSAPAPLSVLDSAMTGTGQTAAEALAGSIELARLAERRGFTRYWVNEHHAMPGVSTSSPPVLLARLTAETSRLRLGAGGIMLPNHPPLVVAEQFGMLDALAPGRIDLGLGRAPGTDHATAAALRRGASGAEDFPQQVAELLHFLGDDFPAEHPYADRVYAVPGPAQDRLNGVTPPTGRLPVWLLGSSGYSAQLAARLGLPFAFAAHFNPRDVVAALRLYRERFTPSEALAEPYALVSFTVAASDDEREARRQAGTLAHAMLRMFQRKSYLLPSPEEVDAYTYDAQERQAVDSWLTHVPHGTPEQVTAHLNQVQRDSGADELMIGSVGHSVQARLRSTELIADAYGMPDNPLRHRTDDPPPANADPRHRQAP; via the coding sequence ATGACCGACCCGATCCGCGGCACCCGCCACGGCTCCGCCCCCGCCCCCTTGTCCGTACTGGACTCCGCCATGACCGGCACCGGGCAAACCGCCGCAGAGGCGCTGGCCGGCAGTATCGAACTCGCCCGGCTCGCCGAACGGCGCGGCTTCACCCGCTACTGGGTGAACGAGCACCACGCCATGCCCGGCGTCTCCACCTCCAGCCCGCCCGTCCTGCTGGCCCGGCTCACCGCGGAGACCAGCAGGCTGCGGCTCGGCGCGGGCGGGATCATGCTGCCCAACCATCCGCCGCTGGTCGTCGCCGAACAGTTCGGCATGCTGGACGCCCTCGCCCCCGGCCGCATCGACCTGGGCCTGGGCCGCGCCCCGGGCACCGATCACGCCACGGCCGCCGCCCTGCGCCGCGGCGCGAGCGGCGCCGAGGACTTCCCCCAGCAGGTGGCCGAGCTGCTGCACTTCCTCGGCGACGACTTCCCGGCCGAGCACCCCTACGCCGACCGCGTGTACGCCGTGCCGGGGCCCGCCCAGGACCGGCTCAACGGCGTCACCCCGCCCACCGGCCGCCTGCCGGTGTGGCTGCTCGGCTCGTCCGGCTACTCGGCGCAGCTCGCCGCCCGGCTCGGCCTGCCGTTCGCCTTCGCCGCGCACTTCAACCCGCGCGATGTCGTGGCCGCCCTGCGGCTGTACCGCGAGCGGTTCACTCCGTCCGAGGCCCTGGCCGAGCCGTACGCGCTGGTCAGCTTCACCGTCGCGGCATCCGACGACGAGCGCGAGGCCCGCCGCCAGGCCGGCACCCTCGCGCACGCCATGCTCCGCATGTTCCAGCGCAAGTCCTACCTGCTGCCGTCCCCCGAGGAAGTGGACGCCTACACCTACGACGCCCAGGAACGCCAGGCCGTCGACAGCTGGCTGACCCACGTCCCGCACGGCACCCCCGAGCAGGTCACCGCCCACCTGAACCAGGTGCAGCGGGACTCCGGCGCCGACGAGCTCATGATCGGCAGCGTCGGCCACTCCGTCCAGGCCCGGTTGCGTTCCACCGAGCTGATCGCCGACGCCTACGGCATGCCCGACAACCCGCTCCGACACAGGACGGACGATCCGCCGCCCGCCAACGCCGACCCCCGTCACCGCCAAGCCCCCTGA
- a CDS encoding MBL fold metallo-hydrolase: MSSPSLQTAPFPVRVFGGPTALFDYGGLRFLTDPTFDGPGDHQAPATVLTKTAPAAGSPADLGRVDVVLLSHDEHADNLDTSGRALLADVPLTLTTPGGGERLGEAATGLADWQTVELERRDGGPGTVTVTGVPAIHGPGKREEVEPICGEVVGFVLTGEGLPTVYVSGDNASLDAVRDIAERFAPVDTALLFAGAPRFTEVFDNEVIVLDSAQAAQAAKILDARRVVPVHYDSWAHFTEGRDELVAAFATAGLTDRVDFGVRG; this comes from the coding sequence GTGTCTTCTCCGTCCCTGCAGACCGCCCCGTTCCCCGTCCGGGTCTTCGGCGGCCCGACTGCCCTCTTCGACTACGGTGGCCTGCGGTTTCTCACCGACCCGACCTTCGACGGCCCCGGTGACCACCAGGCACCGGCCACCGTGCTGACCAAGACGGCGCCGGCTGCCGGCAGCCCGGCCGATCTCGGCCGCGTCGACGTGGTCCTGCTCTCGCACGACGAGCACGCCGACAATCTCGACACCTCCGGCCGGGCCCTGCTCGCCGACGTCCCGCTGACCCTCACCACCCCCGGCGGTGGAGAGCGTCTCGGGGAGGCGGCCACCGGCCTCGCCGACTGGCAGACGGTCGAGCTCGAGCGCCGGGACGGCGGGCCCGGCACGGTCACCGTGACCGGCGTGCCCGCCATCCACGGACCCGGCAAGCGCGAGGAGGTCGAGCCGATCTGCGGCGAGGTCGTCGGGTTCGTCCTGACCGGCGAGGGCCTGCCCACCGTCTACGTGAGCGGCGACAACGCCTCGCTCGACGCGGTCAGGGACATCGCCGAGCGCTTCGCCCCGGTCGACACGGCCCTCCTCTTCGCCGGAGCGCCCCGCTTCACCGAAGTCTTCGACAACGAGGTGATCGTCCTGGACAGCGCCCAGGCCGCCCAGGCCGCGAAGATCCTCGACGCCCGCCGCGTGGTCCCCGTCCACTACGACAGCTGGGCCCACTTCACCGAGGGCCGCGACGAGCTCGTCGCCGCCTTCGCCACCGCCGGTCTCACCGACCGCGTCGACTTCGGCGTCCGCGGCTGA
- a CDS encoding ABATE domain-containing protein, giving the protein MTDEAALPSAPGEDEHPALALANSAVALPGGHTADLLGTPAQAEQWLARRDLAPTSAGLAEGCATQLRSLRGQVRSLLASRVADQPRPARRRHGDQRRDDPRPHRIPAAVGREDRPLPRRAPPHHRDRRARPGGHRRDAADLLTSPTPPA; this is encoded by the coding sequence GTGACGGACGAAGCCGCCCTGCCGTCGGCACCGGGCGAGGACGAGCACCCCGCCCTTGCCCTGGCGAACAGCGCAGTCGCACTGCCCGGCGGGCACACGGCCGACCTGCTGGGGACCCCGGCGCAGGCCGAGCAGTGGCTGGCGCGGCGCGATCTCGCCCCGACCAGCGCCGGTTTGGCGGAGGGGTGCGCGACGCAGCTGCGCTCCTTGCGCGGCCAGGTCAGGTCGCTCCTGGCCTCCCGTGTCGCCGACCAGCCCCGCCCTGCCCGCCGCCGTCACGGCGATCAACGACGCGATGACCCGCGTCCCCACCGCATCCCTGCTGCTGTGGGACGAGAAGACCGGCCCCTACCGCGCCGCGCCCCACCCCACCACCGCGATCGTCGAGCACGCCCTGGCGGTCATCGCCGCGACGCCGCCGACCTGCTCACCTCCCCGACACCGCCCGCCTGA
- a CDS encoding CGNR zinc finger domain-containing protein yields MLKHVRRQWCSTRCGDRARAARAYARRTATD; encoded by the coding sequence CTGCTCAAGCACGTCCGCCGCCAGTGGTGCTCCACCCGCTGCGGCGACCGCGCCCGCGCCGCCCGTGCCTACGCCCGCCGCACCGCGACGGACTGA
- a CDS encoding STAS domain-containing protein, with the protein MTDDLTLATTHTDGHLAALCVGGEIDTQTAPALRKGALDVIAQGHPHLILDLTGITFCDSSGFNALIGIMRCAIAANGSMTLAAVPDRLSRMLDLTGLSTIMPSYPSIEAAIDARLPTTPEA; encoded by the coding sequence GTGACCGACGACCTCACCCTCGCCACCACCCACACCGACGGACACCTGGCAGCCCTCTGCGTCGGCGGAGAGATCGACACACAGACCGCTCCCGCCCTGCGCAAAGGGGCACTGGACGTCATCGCCCAAGGACACCCGCACCTGATCCTGGACCTGACCGGGATCACCTTCTGCGACTCCTCCGGCTTCAACGCCCTGATCGGCATCATGCGCTGCGCGATCGCCGCGAACGGCTCCATGACCCTGGCCGCAGTCCCCGACCGCCTGTCCCGAATGCTCGATCTCACCGGCCTGAGCACCATCATGCCGTCCTATCCCAGCATCGAGGCGGCGATCGACGCCCGACTCCCTACCACGCCCGAGGCCTGA
- a CDS encoding PP2C family protein-serine/threonine phosphatase, which yields MAGAPEASPGEPRLRRGPPAEVEAARMEAVRRYDILDTPPDGAFDRVAAMAARLFDVPVASVTIVDADRIWFKAIHGLEGVAQIGRDPGLCGSAVLRDDALVIPDTRIDPTARTNPLVTGPLGVRFYAAAPIITADGHRLGTVNILDTKPRLITEADTATLADLAAVVLDAMELRLSGLRLLREEQERRKAEEAARARAERDTEAITAFATTLQRTLLPPALPPVPGLELACHYQTDSPRDVGGDFYDVFSLGGQRWAFFLGDVCGKGAEAAAVTSLTRYTLRAAAQHHDDPTEVLDALNSALLLDPSMGSRYCTCVFGTLQPAPGGGFTVTVATGGHPPVFHIQHGDDGAMAVNGVRPRGGMLVGALEGAHFASHTFHLAPGHGLLLYTDGLTEARLPDGTMLGEEGVAAFLTPRTTPDAGRLIEDTIALITDLPTGPGDDIALLALSVPLAPATEQTAAASTARTLATPVAGAAHADQEH from the coding sequence ATGGCAGGTGCCCCCGAGGCTTCGCCAGGTGAGCCGCGGCTGAGGCGAGGACCGCCGGCCGAGGTGGAGGCGGCGCGGATGGAGGCGGTACGCCGCTACGACATCCTCGACACCCCGCCCGACGGGGCGTTCGACCGGGTCGCGGCGATGGCCGCCCGCCTGTTCGACGTCCCCGTGGCCAGCGTGACGATCGTCGACGCCGACCGGATCTGGTTCAAGGCCATTCACGGCCTGGAAGGGGTCGCGCAGATTGGCCGGGACCCGGGACTGTGCGGGTCGGCGGTCCTGCGCGATGACGCGCTGGTGATCCCCGACACCCGTATCGATCCGACCGCCCGCACCAATCCGCTGGTCACCGGTCCGCTGGGGGTGCGGTTCTACGCGGCGGCGCCGATCATCACCGCCGACGGTCACCGGCTGGGCACGGTCAACATCCTGGACACCAAACCGCGTCTGATCACCGAGGCCGACACCGCGACGCTGGCCGACCTGGCCGCGGTGGTTCTGGACGCGATGGAGCTGCGGCTTTCGGGTCTGCGGCTGCTACGCGAGGAGCAGGAACGCCGTAAGGCGGAGGAGGCGGCGCGGGCACGGGCCGAGCGGGACACGGAGGCGATCACCGCGTTCGCCACCACCCTCCAGCGCACCCTGTTGCCTCCCGCGCTGCCACCGGTTCCGGGGCTGGAGCTGGCCTGCCACTACCAGACCGACTCCCCCCGGGACGTCGGCGGTGACTTCTACGACGTCTTCTCCCTGGGCGGACAGCGCTGGGCGTTCTTCCTCGGGGACGTGTGCGGCAAGGGAGCCGAAGCCGCCGCCGTCACCTCGCTGACCCGCTACACCCTGCGCGCAGCCGCCCAGCACCACGACGATCCCACCGAAGTCCTCGACGCCCTCAACAGCGCCCTGCTCCTCGATCCCTCGATGGGCAGCCGGTACTGCACCTGCGTCTTCGGCACCCTGCAGCCCGCCCCGGGCGGCGGTTTCACCGTGACCGTGGCCACGGGAGGCCATCCCCCCGTTTTCCACATACAGCACGGGGATGACGGCGCGATGGCGGTGAACGGGGTACGCCCCAGGGGCGGCATGCTCGTGGGCGCACTGGAAGGCGCCCACTTCGCCTCCCACACCTTCCACCTCGCCCCGGGCCACGGCCTGCTGCTCTACACCGACGGGCTCACCGAGGCCCGCCTGCCGGACGGGACCATGCTGGGTGAGGAAGGCGTGGCCGCCTTCCTCACCCCCCGCACCACCCCGGACGCCGGCCGCCTGATCGAAGACACCATCGCCCTCATCACCGACCTGCCCACCGGACCTGGTGACGACATCGCCCTGCTCGCGCTGTCCGTACCCCTGGCACCGGCCACCGAGCAGACGGCCGCCGCATCCACGGCCCGCACCCTGGCCACGCCCGTCGCCGGCGCCGCCCACGCCGACCAGGAGCACTGA
- a CDS encoding NADP-dependent oxidoreductase, producing the protein MRAIVFDQFGGPDVLREADIDVPQPGPGQVRVRVKAAGLNALDGKIRAGMLEAVRPTTFPAVPGGELAGVVDALGEGVSDVQVGDEVLGWSDTGSYAQYALATAVAPKPSGLDWQHAVALPVAGETAERVLDLLGVAAGETVLMHGASGAVGTVAVQLATARGARVIATAGPSNQEYLTSLGATATVYGEGLVERVQALAPDGVDAVFDLAGKGALEDSITLRGGTDRIVTIADFGARQLGVTFSQGPQERSSARLAALARDAAAGKLVTTVTVYPLDQAATAQQVSDAGHVRGKLVLTVD; encoded by the coding sequence ATGAGAGCAATCGTTTTCGACCAGTTTGGCGGCCCGGACGTGCTGCGCGAGGCGGACATCGATGTCCCACAGCCCGGCCCCGGCCAGGTCCGGGTCCGCGTGAAGGCCGCCGGGCTGAACGCCCTGGACGGCAAGATCCGCGCCGGGATGTTGGAGGCCGTCCGCCCGACGACCTTCCCCGCCGTCCCCGGTGGCGAGCTCGCCGGCGTGGTGGACGCCCTGGGTGAGGGCGTGAGCGACGTGCAGGTCGGCGATGAGGTGCTGGGCTGGTCGGACACCGGCTCGTACGCCCAGTACGCGCTGGCCACCGCCGTGGCCCCCAAGCCCTCCGGCCTCGACTGGCAGCACGCGGTCGCGCTCCCGGTGGCCGGCGAGACGGCCGAGCGGGTCCTGGACCTACTGGGGGTCGCCGCTGGGGAGACCGTGCTGATGCACGGCGCGTCCGGAGCGGTCGGCACTGTGGCGGTCCAGCTCGCCACGGCCCGCGGAGCACGCGTGATTGCCACCGCGGGCCCCTCCAACCAGGAATACCTCACCTCGCTCGGCGCCACCGCGACCGTGTACGGCGAGGGCCTGGTCGAGCGGGTTCAGGCGCTGGCCCCCGACGGCGTGGACGCGGTGTTCGACCTGGCCGGGAAGGGAGCCCTGGAGGACTCCATCACCCTGCGGGGCGGCACCGACCGCATCGTCACCATCGCCGACTTCGGTGCACGGCAGCTGGGTGTCACCTTCTCCCAGGGGCCCCAGGAGCGCTCGAGCGCCCGCTTGGCCGCCCTGGCCCGGGACGCCGCGGCCGGCAAGCTCGTCACCACCGTCACCGTCTACCCGCTGGACCAGGCGGCCACGGCCCAGCAGGTCAGCGACGCCGGGCACGTGCGGGGCAAGCTCGTCCTGACCGTCGACTGA
- a CDS encoding alkene reductase has translation MLDSLWTPTTLGGMSLPHRLVMAPMTRDRSTPEGVPTELNAEYYAQRASHALIITEGTQPSADGQGYLLTPGIHNDEQIAGWRKVTDAVHAADGRIVIQLMHTGRIAHPDNTPHGRRPVAPSAIRPQGAMFTASGPQEMPTPRALSTQEVAATVDDFRRAAAAAVAAGADGVEIHGANGYLVHQFLSDNTNQRTDCYGGSIEGRIRFAVEVAAAVADEIGAERTGIRISPANPYNDIAESDTAELYPALLDALRPLDLAYLHVMHAGDEELLGTLRALWPTTLILNRGGTDLPARAKDIDNGTADLVSVGALALANPDLVERLRAGAPLNTPDPATFYGGGAAGYTDYPTYTG, from the coding sequence ATGCTGGATTCCCTGTGGACGCCGACCACTCTTGGCGGCATGTCTCTGCCGCACCGCCTGGTCATGGCCCCCATGACCCGTGACCGCTCCACACCTGAAGGCGTACCGACCGAGCTGAACGCCGAGTACTACGCCCAGCGGGCCTCGCACGCGCTGATCATCACCGAGGGAACCCAGCCCTCCGCCGACGGCCAGGGCTACCTCCTGACCCCCGGCATCCACAATGACGAGCAGATCGCCGGGTGGCGCAAGGTCACCGACGCCGTGCACGCGGCCGACGGCCGGATCGTCATCCAGCTGATGCACACCGGACGCATCGCCCACCCCGACAACACCCCCCACGGGCGCAGGCCGGTCGCCCCTTCGGCGATCCGGCCGCAGGGCGCGATGTTCACCGCGTCGGGACCCCAGGAGATGCCGACCCCCCGTGCTCTGTCGACGCAGGAGGTCGCGGCGACCGTCGACGACTTCCGCCGCGCCGCAGCCGCTGCTGTCGCAGCAGGCGCCGACGGCGTGGAGATCCACGGCGCCAACGGCTACCTGGTGCACCAGTTCCTGTCCGACAACACCAACCAGCGCACCGATTGCTACGGCGGCTCGATCGAGGGCCGCATCCGCTTCGCCGTCGAGGTCGCCGCCGCGGTGGCCGACGAGATCGGCGCCGAGCGCACCGGTATCCGTATCTCCCCCGCGAACCCCTACAACGACATCGCCGAGTCCGACACCGCCGAGCTGTATCCGGCGCTCCTGGACGCCCTGCGCCCCCTGGACCTGGCCTACCTCCACGTGATGCACGCGGGCGACGAGGAGCTGCTGGGCACCCTGCGCGCGCTGTGGCCGACCACGCTGATCCTCAACCGGGGCGGCACCGACCTGCCCGCCCGCGCCAAGGACATCGACAACGGCACGGCCGACCTCGTCTCCGTCGGCGCCCTCGCGCTCGCCAACCCCGACCTGGTCGAGAGGCTCCGCGCCGGCGCGCCGCTGAACACCCCCGACCCGGCGACCTTCTACGGCGGCGGAGCGGCCGGCTACACCGACTACCCCACCTACACCGGCTGA
- a CDS encoding MarR family winged helix-turn-helix transcriptional regulator produces the protein MPTPEPRIPTTASGGPMSYAIFQLARAHRAYAATLLRDMELHPGQELLLMHLLDRDGQTQSELLECLGVDHSTLSKALRRMQDAGLVIREPAAHDRRVMVVHLTDKGRAMREPIAALWQALEETSARNLSEQQAQSFVETAYAITEAISSRALPEEESA, from the coding sequence ATGCCCACCCCCGAACCTCGCATCCCCACGACGGCCAGCGGCGGACCGATGAGCTACGCGATCTTCCAACTCGCCCGCGCCCACCGCGCCTACGCCGCCACCCTGCTGCGCGACATGGAGCTGCATCCCGGACAGGAACTGCTGCTGATGCACCTTCTTGACCGGGACGGCCAGACCCAGTCCGAGCTGCTCGAATGCCTCGGTGTGGACCACTCCACCCTCTCCAAGGCGCTACGCCGCATGCAGGACGCCGGCCTGGTCATCCGCGAGCCGGCCGCCCATGACCGACGCGTCATGGTGGTCCACCTCACCGACAAGGGCCGGGCGATGCGCGAGCCCATCGCAGCCCTGTGGCAGGCCCTGGAGGAGACCTCCGCCCGGAATCTGTCGGAGCAGCAGGCGCAGTCCTTCGTCGAGACCGCGTACGCCATCACCGAGGCGATCAGCAGCCGCGCGCTGCCGGAAGAAGAGTCCGCGTGA
- a CDS encoding SDR family oxidoreductase, with amino-acid sequence MSATGPTTLPVLVVGATGSLGSKVVDELLERGKSVRALVRPASDASRLESRGVQIARGDMLDVDSLVAAMNGADAVITTAAGYTRGGKNANDIDTIGNANLAEAARRTGIRRFVLTSILTSDQTPQVPHFWHKKLAEDKLEQLGVPFVALRPGAFLDQVASMTGDPLDKGRMVWIGKPTVPLTFVLTSDLAAYLAAAVDIDTGAGERIDIGWDRPVSMREVADVMGRRAGKKIKVLAVPSAVARTAGAVTGRFMPLIKDLAAMFHWFETGRYVADPHRQEQVFGPVPTAEETLARYTDELRTAQHR; translated from the coding sequence ATGTCTGCCACCGGCCCCACCACCCTCCCGGTCCTCGTCGTCGGGGCGACCGGCTCCCTGGGGAGCAAGGTCGTCGACGAACTCCTAGAGCGCGGCAAGAGCGTCCGCGCCCTGGTGAGGCCCGCCAGCGACGCCAGCCGGCTCGAAAGCCGGGGCGTTCAGATCGCCCGCGGTGACATGCTCGACGTCGACTCGCTCGTGGCCGCGATGAACGGCGCCGATGCCGTCATCACCACCGCCGCCGGCTACACCCGCGGTGGCAAGAACGCCAACGACATCGACACCATCGGCAACGCCAACCTCGCCGAGGCCGCCCGCCGCACCGGCATCCGGCGGTTCGTCCTGACCAGCATCCTTACCAGCGACCAGACGCCCCAAGTCCCGCACTTCTGGCACAAGAAGCTCGCCGAGGACAAACTCGAACAGCTCGGCGTCCCGTTCGTCGCCCTGCGGCCGGGAGCGTTCCTCGACCAGGTCGCGAGCATGACGGGCGACCCGCTCGACAAGGGCCGCATGGTGTGGATCGGCAAACCCACCGTCCCGCTGACCTTCGTCCTCACCTCCGACCTCGCGGCGTACCTGGCAGCCGCCGTCGACATCGACACCGGGGCCGGTGAGCGGATCGACATCGGTTGGGACCGTCCGGTCAGCATGCGAGAGGTGGCCGACGTGATGGGCCGCCGGGCCGGAAAGAAGATCAAGGTGTTGGCCGTCCCGTCCGCCGTCGCCCGCACCGCGGGAGCCGTCACCGGCCGCTTCATGCCTCTGATCAAGGACCTGGCCGCGATGTTCCACTGGTTCGAGACCGGCCGCTACGTCGCCGACCCCCACCGCCAGGAGCAGGTGTTCGGGCCCGTACCCACGGCCGAGGAAACCCTCGCCCGGTACACCGACGAGTTGCGCACCGCACAGCACCGCTGA
- a CDS encoding nuclear transport factor 2 family protein, which yields MPFRSPRRDAEPQPGWVRIKVKGFGAGIRGHHPRVESGPGVTYPRIPGMEGGGVIDQADEDSGLRPGQQVATVMGGMGRSFDGSYAQYVTVPAGRVIPFEIDLEQAGGGKHEKETVMGVNKDEISKTIIELEKSFNERWSVGDNRGYLDAFADEVSYFDPILKNIVVGRDKVIAWIDSIYSNPHIVRSEYLNPQVHVSDEGDFAVLAYNLNTYVLDDNGKEKQLRAWNATHGYRLIDNQWRIAHSNWAFSQTVTEEIAS from the coding sequence ATGCCCTTCAGGTCACCACGGCGCGATGCCGAGCCGCAGCCCGGATGGGTGCGCATCAAGGTGAAGGGGTTCGGGGCCGGAATCCGAGGTCACCACCCAAGGGTCGAGTCGGGACCCGGGGTCACCTACCCGCGGATCCCCGGCATGGAGGGCGGCGGTGTGATCGACCAGGCCGACGAGGACAGCGGGCTGCGCCCGGGCCAGCAGGTGGCGACCGTGATGGGCGGCATGGGCCGGTCCTTCGACGGCTCGTACGCGCAGTACGTGACCGTCCCCGCGGGGCGGGTCATCCCGTTCGAGATCGATCTTGAGCAGGCTGGCGGCGGCAAGCACGAAAAGGAGACTGTCATGGGCGTCAACAAGGACGAAATCAGCAAGACCATCATCGAGCTGGAGAAGTCGTTCAACGAGCGGTGGAGCGTCGGCGACAACCGCGGCTACCTCGATGCGTTCGCCGACGAGGTCAGCTATTTCGACCCGATTCTCAAGAACATCGTGGTCGGCCGGGACAAGGTCATCGCATGGATCGACTCCATCTACTCCAACCCGCACATCGTGCGCAGCGAGTACCTCAACCCCCAGGTTCACGTCAGCGACGAAGGTGACTTCGCTGTCCTGGCGTACAACCTGAACACCTACGTTCTCGACGACAACGGCAAGGAGAAGCAGCTGCGCGCCTGGAACGCCACCCACGGTTACCGGCTCATCGACAACCAGTGGCGCATCGCGCACTCCAACTGGGCGTTCTCCCAGACCGTGACGGAAGAGATCGCGTCCTGA
- a CDS encoding bile acid:sodium symporter family protein yields the protein MRTEQVEHRGTDGSGDRSARRAVTVFPILVLAAGVLGLLLPGSFSGGSEAVPYLLGVVMFCMGVTMTPQDFRHVAARPWAVALGLVAHYVIMPGLGWAVAHLLQLPPQLAAGVILVGCAPSGTASNVVTYLARGDVALSVSVATVSTLLAPLVTPPLTLLLAGEYLPVDAGSMVTDILKTVLLPVFAGLAVRLLAGRWVQRALPVLPWLSALTIAVIVAVVVAGSADAIKSAAGLVFVAVVLHNGLGLALGYGAGRIARLGEPASRAMAFEVGMQNSGLAASLATAHFSPLAALPAAVFSVWHNISGALTAAWLSRRGR from the coding sequence GTGCGAACCGAACAAGTCGAACACCGTGGCACCGACGGCTCCGGCGACCGCTCCGCGCGGCGCGCTGTCACCGTCTTCCCCATCCTCGTCCTCGCGGCCGGCGTCCTGGGGCTGCTGCTGCCGGGCAGCTTCTCCGGCGGGAGCGAGGCCGTGCCGTACCTGCTCGGTGTCGTGATGTTCTGCATGGGCGTCACCATGACCCCGCAGGACTTCCGCCACGTCGCCGCGCGGCCCTGGGCGGTGGCCCTCGGGCTGGTCGCGCACTACGTCATCATGCCTGGTCTGGGCTGGGCCGTCGCCCATCTGCTCCAGCTCCCCCCGCAGCTCGCCGCCGGGGTGATCCTCGTCGGCTGCGCCCCCAGCGGCACCGCCTCCAACGTGGTGACGTATCTGGCGCGCGGTGACGTCGCCCTGTCCGTCTCCGTGGCCACCGTCTCCACGCTTCTCGCGCCGCTGGTCACCCCGCCGCTGACGCTGCTGCTGGCCGGTGAGTACCTCCCGGTCGACGCCGGTTCGATGGTCACCGACATCCTCAAGACGGTGCTGCTGCCGGTGTTCGCGGGTCTCGCCGTACGGCTCCTCGCGGGCCGGTGGGTGCAGCGGGCGCTGCCGGTGCTGCCCTGGCTGTCCGCGCTGACGATCGCCGTGATCGTGGCCGTGGTGGTGGCGGGCAGCGCCGACGCCATCAAGTCGGCCGCCGGGCTGGTCTTCGTCGCCGTGGTGCTGCACAACGGTCTGGGCCTGGCGCTCGGGTACGGCGCGGGGCGGATCGCCCGGCTCGGCGAACCGGCGAGCCGGGCCATGGCGTTCGAGGTGGGCATGCAGAACTCCGGGCTCGCGGCCTCGCTGGCCACCGCCCACTTCAGCCCGCTGGCGGCGCTGCCCGCCGCGGTGTTCTCCGTCTGGCACAACATCTCCGGCGCTCTGACGGCCGCCTGGCTGTCGCGCCGGGGGCGCTGA